The Elaeis guineensis isolate ETL-2024a chromosome 14, EG11, whole genome shotgun sequence genome has a segment encoding these proteins:
- the LOC105057779 gene encoding SUMO-activating enzyme subunit 2 isoform X1 has protein sequence MASGSQLEAIKRAKVLMVGAGGIGCELLKTLALSGFRDIYIIDMDTIEVSNLNRQFLFRQSHVGQSKAKVARDAVLKFRPHINITPCHANIKDPEFDVEFFKKFNVVLNGLDNLDARRHVNRLCLAAEVPLVESGTTGFLGQVTVHVKGKTECYECQPKPTPKTYPVCTITSTPSKFVHCIVWAKDLLFAKLFGDKNQENDLNVRSSDGTNSTNHTEDVFERRTDEDPEQYACKIYDHVFGYNIEVALTNEETWKSRNKPRPLYVRDVLPDNLIQQNGSLENSVTEESVVSSMSSLGLKNPQDIWSLSENSKIFLEALRLFIERRQKDIGNLTFDKDDQLAVEFVTAAANIRASSFGIPLHSLFEAKGIAGNIVHAVATTNAIIAGLIVIEAIKILQGDFENLRMTYCLEHPSRKMLLMPVQPFEANKSCYVCSETPLLLEINTRTSKLRDFVEKIVKNKLGMHSPLIMHGSTLIFEAGDGLEEDVVANYALILDKALAELPAPVTSGTVLTVEDLHQEFSCNINIKHREEFDEEKEPDGMVLAGWIAPTQKDARIVSNGESTSAAHPAVTEMVEKSDDVEIAREKPGTKRKLSEMSEMIDHVHDIKPCSSHDVGDQVHPQEVEDNDDDDDIVILDENPETRKKKRLQ, from the exons ATTGATATGGACACAATTGAAGTCAGCAACCTAAATAGACAATTTTTATTTCGACAGAGTCATGTGGGGCAATCTAAGGCTAAA GTTGCTCGAGATGCTGTCCTAAAATTTAGGCCTCACATCAATATAACACCATGCCATGCAAATATCAAGGATCCTGAATTCGATGTggaattttttaagaaatttaatgTGGTTTTGAATGGTCTTGATAACTTAGATGCTAGACGACATGTTAACCGCCTTTGCTTGGCTGCTGAAGTTCCTTTGGTTGAAAGTGGAACCACAGGTTTTCTGGGGCAG GTCACCGTCCATGTCAAGGGAAAAACAGAGTGCTATGAATGCCAACCAAAGCCAACCCCGAAGACCTATCCTGTTTGCACTATTACCAGCACTCCTTCGAAG TTTGTTCACTGCATCGTTTGGGCAAAGGACCTGCTTTTTGCAAAGTTGTTTGGCGAtaaaaatcaggagaatgatcttAATGTGCGTTCCAGTGATGGCACCAATTCAACAAATCATACAGAAGATGTGTTTGAGCGAAGGACTGATGAGGATCCTGAACAGTATGCTTGTAAAATTTATGATCATGTTTTCGGCTATAACATTGAAGTTGCATTAACTAATGAAGAAACATGGAAGAGTAGAAACAAGCCTAGGCCTCTTTATGTTAGAGATGTATTGCCAGACAATCTTATCCAGCAAAATGGAAGTTTGGAGAACAGTGTGACTGAGGAATCAGTCGTGTCATCTATGTCATCTCTTGGTCTAAAGAATCCTCAGGATATTTGGAGTCTTTCTGAGAATTCAAAGATCTTTTTGGAGGCCTTGAGATTATTTATTGAAAGACGACAAAAG GATATTGGGAATCTGACATTTGACAAAGATGATCAATTGGCTGTAGAATTTGTGACTGCTGCAGCAAATATTAGGGCATCTTCTTTTGGAATTCCTTTGCATAGTCTTTTTGAAGCTAAAGGTATTGCTGGCAATATTGTTCATGCTGTTGCAACAACAAATGCTATTATTGCTGGTTTGATAGTAATCGAAGCAATCAAGATTCTCCAGGGTGATTTTGAGAACCTCAG GATGACATATTGTCTCGAACACCCATCAAGAAAGATGCTTTTAATGCCAGTACAGCCATTTGAGGCTAATAAATCATGTTATGTCTGTTCTGAG ACCCCCCTACTTCTGGAGATAAACACTCGAACCTCAAAGTTACGGGACTTTGTTGAGAAGAtagtgaaaaacaaactgggcATGCATTCACCTTTGATAATGCATGGCTCAACCCTCATCTTTGAGGCTGGTGATGGTTTAGAAGAAGATGTTGTTGCCAATTATGCTTTGATCCTTGACAAG GCCTTAGCAGAACTTCCTGCTCCAGTTACCAGTGGCACTGTGCTCACAGTTGAGGATCTTCATCAGGAATTTTCATGCAATATAAACATCAAGCACAG GGAAGAGTTTGATGAGGAGAAAGAACCTGATGGGATGGTCTTGGCTGGATGGATAGCTCCTACCCAGAAAGATGCTCGCATTGTCAGCAATGGCGAGAGTACATCGGCTGCACATCCAGCTGTGACAGAAATGGTGGAGAAATCTGATGATGTTGAGATAGCTCGAGAAAAACCTGGGACAAAGAGAAAACTATCTGAAATGTCAGAAATGATAGACCATGTTCATGATATCAAGCCTTGTTCAAGCCATGATGTCGGTGATCAAGTACATCCTCAAGAAGTTGAggacaatgatgatgatgatgacattGTTATACTTGATGAGAACCCTGaaacaaggaagaagaagagattacAGTAG
- the LOC105057779 gene encoding SUMO-activating enzyme subunit 2 isoform X2, which translates to MASGSQLEAIKIDMDTIEVSNLNRQFLFRQSHVGQSKAKVARDAVLKFRPHINITPCHANIKDPEFDVEFFKKFNVVLNGLDNLDARRHVNRLCLAAEVPLVESGTTGFLGQVTVHVKGKTECYECQPKPTPKTYPVCTITSTPSKFVHCIVWAKDLLFAKLFGDKNQENDLNVRSSDGTNSTNHTEDVFERRTDEDPEQYACKIYDHVFGYNIEVALTNEETWKSRNKPRPLYVRDVLPDNLIQQNGSLENSVTEESVVSSMSSLGLKNPQDIWSLSENSKIFLEALRLFIERRQKDIGNLTFDKDDQLAVEFVTAAANIRASSFGIPLHSLFEAKGIAGNIVHAVATTNAIIAGLIVIEAIKILQGDFENLRMTYCLEHPSRKMLLMPVQPFEANKSCYVCSETPLLLEINTRTSKLRDFVEKIVKNKLGMHSPLIMHGSTLIFEAGDGLEEDVVANYALILDKALAELPAPVTSGTVLTVEDLHQEFSCNINIKHREEFDEEKEPDGMVLAGWIAPTQKDARIVSNGESTSAAHPAVTEMVEKSDDVEIAREKPGTKRKLSEMSEMIDHVHDIKPCSSHDVGDQVHPQEVEDNDDDDDIVILDENPETRKKKRLQ; encoded by the exons ATTGATATGGACACAATTGAAGTCAGCAACCTAAATAGACAATTTTTATTTCGACAGAGTCATGTGGGGCAATCTAAGGCTAAA GTTGCTCGAGATGCTGTCCTAAAATTTAGGCCTCACATCAATATAACACCATGCCATGCAAATATCAAGGATCCTGAATTCGATGTggaattttttaagaaatttaatgTGGTTTTGAATGGTCTTGATAACTTAGATGCTAGACGACATGTTAACCGCCTTTGCTTGGCTGCTGAAGTTCCTTTGGTTGAAAGTGGAACCACAGGTTTTCTGGGGCAG GTCACCGTCCATGTCAAGGGAAAAACAGAGTGCTATGAATGCCAACCAAAGCCAACCCCGAAGACCTATCCTGTTTGCACTATTACCAGCACTCCTTCGAAG TTTGTTCACTGCATCGTTTGGGCAAAGGACCTGCTTTTTGCAAAGTTGTTTGGCGAtaaaaatcaggagaatgatcttAATGTGCGTTCCAGTGATGGCACCAATTCAACAAATCATACAGAAGATGTGTTTGAGCGAAGGACTGATGAGGATCCTGAACAGTATGCTTGTAAAATTTATGATCATGTTTTCGGCTATAACATTGAAGTTGCATTAACTAATGAAGAAACATGGAAGAGTAGAAACAAGCCTAGGCCTCTTTATGTTAGAGATGTATTGCCAGACAATCTTATCCAGCAAAATGGAAGTTTGGAGAACAGTGTGACTGAGGAATCAGTCGTGTCATCTATGTCATCTCTTGGTCTAAAGAATCCTCAGGATATTTGGAGTCTTTCTGAGAATTCAAAGATCTTTTTGGAGGCCTTGAGATTATTTATTGAAAGACGACAAAAG GATATTGGGAATCTGACATTTGACAAAGATGATCAATTGGCTGTAGAATTTGTGACTGCTGCAGCAAATATTAGGGCATCTTCTTTTGGAATTCCTTTGCATAGTCTTTTTGAAGCTAAAGGTATTGCTGGCAATATTGTTCATGCTGTTGCAACAACAAATGCTATTATTGCTGGTTTGATAGTAATCGAAGCAATCAAGATTCTCCAGGGTGATTTTGAGAACCTCAG GATGACATATTGTCTCGAACACCCATCAAGAAAGATGCTTTTAATGCCAGTACAGCCATTTGAGGCTAATAAATCATGTTATGTCTGTTCTGAG ACCCCCCTACTTCTGGAGATAAACACTCGAACCTCAAAGTTACGGGACTTTGTTGAGAAGAtagtgaaaaacaaactgggcATGCATTCACCTTTGATAATGCATGGCTCAACCCTCATCTTTGAGGCTGGTGATGGTTTAGAAGAAGATGTTGTTGCCAATTATGCTTTGATCCTTGACAAG GCCTTAGCAGAACTTCCTGCTCCAGTTACCAGTGGCACTGTGCTCACAGTTGAGGATCTTCATCAGGAATTTTCATGCAATATAAACATCAAGCACAG GGAAGAGTTTGATGAGGAGAAAGAACCTGATGGGATGGTCTTGGCTGGATGGATAGCTCCTACCCAGAAAGATGCTCGCATTGTCAGCAATGGCGAGAGTACATCGGCTGCACATCCAGCTGTGACAGAAATGGTGGAGAAATCTGATGATGTTGAGATAGCTCGAGAAAAACCTGGGACAAAGAGAAAACTATCTGAAATGTCAGAAATGATAGACCATGTTCATGATATCAAGCCTTGTTCAAGCCATGATGTCGGTGATCAAGTACATCCTCAAGAAGTTGAggacaatgatgatgatgatgacattGTTATACTTGATGAGAACCCTGaaacaaggaagaagaagagattacAGTAG